One Streptosporangium becharense genomic window, GCGACCGGTGTGGAGTCGGGGCGGCCCGCCGCGACCAGCGCCTTGCCGATCGCCACGGCCTCAGCGACACCGTTGTAGATCACCAGGGTGCCCGCCCCGGCCGCGTACGCGGACCAGTCGTCGACCTGCGTGGCGTCCACGACGCGGAACTCCGGGACCGACACCGCGGCGGGGATCCCGGCGTAGGCGAGCACCGCCGTCGCCGGAGGGACACCGGGGACGATCTCGAAGTCCACCTCCGCCTTGGCGCAGGCCGCGACCTCCTCGGTGATCGAGGAGAAGAACATCGGGTCGCCCGCGCACAGCCGCACGACACCGCCGCCGTCCTTGGCGGTCCTGACGGCGCGCACGGCGACGGCGCCCTCCTCCGCGGCGTCGACCACCTCGACGTCCCGACGGCAGTGCAGGAGCAGCGAGCCGTACGCCTCCCGGTCGAGGACGACGAGGTCGGCCTTGGAAAGCAGGTCGGCGCCGCGGAGCGTGAGCAGTCCCGCGTCACCGGGGCCCGCGCCGACGAAGGCGACGAACCCGGACGGATGCTCGAAGGTGGTGCTTCCGGAGCTCAATGTGCTCGCTCCCCCATCAACGTGCCGGCTCCCTCGGCGATCATCTCGGCCGCGAGGTCGCGGCCGAGATCCGTGGGCGCCGAGGAGGCGCCGGCGGTGGACTTGCGCACCGCCCGACTGCCGTCGACGGCGACGACAGCGGCGGTCAGAATCAGTTCTCGCCCGTGGTCGGCCGAGTAGGCGCCGACCGGAGCCGCGCACCCCGCCTCCAGGGCGTTGAGCACCGCGCGCTCGGCGGTGACCGCGGCGCGGGTGCGGGGGTCGTCGAGGACGCTCAGCAGTTCCACCAGGTCGGCCCGGTCGGCCCGGCACTCCACGGCGAGCGCCCCCTGACCGGGGGCGGGAAGCATCTCGTCGACCTCGAAGATCTGCGCGATCTCGGACTGGCGGCCCAGCCGGCGGAGCCCGGCGGCGGCCAGCACGACTGCCTGGAGTTCCCCGGAGACGACCTTGCCGATGCGGGTGTCGGCGTTACCGCGGATCGGGACGTACTCCAGATCGGGGCGGAGCATCCGCAGCTGGGCGATCCGGCGGGGAGAGCCCGTGCCGACCTTCGCCCCGGGCGGAAGATCGGCCAGCTTCGCGGCGCCGACCAGGGCGTCCCTGGGGTCGTCGCGCGGGGGGATCGCCGCGACGACCACGCGCGGGTCGGGCGTGGTGGGCAGGTCCTTCAGCGAGTGGACCGCGAAGTCGATCTCGCCCTCGATGAGCTTGTCGCGCAGCGCGCTGACGAAGACGCCGGTCCCGCCGAGCTGCGTGAGGTCGGACTTGGTCACGTCACCGAAGGTGGTGACGCCCACCATCTCGACG contains:
- the hemC gene encoding hydroxymethylbilane synthase: MSSVPPPLRLGTRRSLLATTQSGLVADMLTELTGTAVEMVGVTTFGDVTKSDLTQLGGTGVFVSALRDKLIEGEIDFAVHSLKDLPTTPDPRVVVAAIPPRDDPRDALVGAAKLADLPPGAKVGTGSPRRIAQLRMLRPDLEYVPIRGNADTRIGKVVSGELQAVVLAAAGLRRLGRQSEIAQIFEVDEMLPAPGQGALAVECRADRADLVELLSVLDDPRTRAAVTAERAVLNALEAGCAAPVGAYSADHGRELILTAAVVAVDGSRAVRKSTAGASSAPTDLGRDLAAEMIAEGAGTLMGERAH